TGTATGTTGTTGTCTATGTGGTCTATGTATCTATGTGTCTATGTGATCTATGGTTCATGTAtctatgtgtctatgtgtctatgtatctatgtgtctatgtgtctatgtATCTATGATCACTGTGTCAGGGTGCTGTGGTGTCTATTTtaatatgtgaatgtgtgtatgtgtagaacACGGTGTCAGGGTGCTGTTCCACTAGGCTGGGTGTTGTCttggctcctcctcctcctgctactgTCTTCTCGTTTGGCGGTGTTGCCATGAACCAGGCTAGAGTTCTTCTGCTCCTGACCACAGGCCCAGCTGGCTTGTACTGGAGAACTGAACAGGACTGGGTAAGACACACACGTAGGcaagtacacaacacacaccacacacacgcacatgtcctaactctgtgtgtgtgtgtgtgtcaggacttTGTAACAGGCAGTACCAAGCCGCTGTTCTTCTGGGTTGGACTGTCAGATGAGAGTGACAGGAGAAAGGGAGTGGGTGGATGGAACACCTTACATCATGGACCGCGAGGTTTACCCAACTATTAGACTGTCTGGGTTCTGATAACATGGACCGCAGGTACCACTATCACTGTCTGGGTTCTGATAACATGGACCGCAGTACCACTATCATTTTTGGGTTTGATATGGAGCGCCACTATCACTGTCTGGGTTCTGATAACATGGACCGCAGGTACCACTACACTGTCTGGGTTCTTGATAAACATGGACCGCAGGTACCACTAT
The Salvelinus sp. IW2-2015 unplaced genomic scaffold, ASM291031v2 Un_scaffold10750, whole genome shotgun sequence genome window above contains:
- the LOC139027352 gene encoding LOW QUALITY PROTEIN: C-type lectin domain family 10 member A-like (The sequence of the model RefSeq protein was modified relative to this genomic sequence to represent the inferred CDS: deleted 1 base in 1 codon) → NTVSGCCSTRLGVVLAPPPPATVFSFGGVAMNQARVLLLLTTGPAGLYWRTEQDWDFVTGSTKPLFFWVGLSDESTGEREWVDGTPYIMDREWKPGQPDNWKGHGLGGTEDCAMIHANGQLNDDHCSRSYRYVCQGHTLTHTH